From a region of the Zingiber officinale cultivar Zhangliang chromosome 4B, Zo_v1.1, whole genome shotgun sequence genome:
- the LOC121976532 gene encoding probable LRR receptor-like serine/threonine-protein kinase At2g24230, whose translation MGGVGFFAFYVSFFLLLRRSWPQSPPPPNTDAFYVFEFFREMRVQPSSRTGNSSDVCSWRGITCDSGGSAGAERRVIALEVPGFQFAGPIGETTIGKLTALQSLDLSRNAITALPMDLVELSELARLNFSSNNLTGPLPPYIGNFNRMESLDLSGNGFSGEIPSQISALSRLKVLDLSRNSLENGIPEAFLQCTSLVSIDLSSNKLNGSLPARFGSAFENLSTLVLSDNQINGGLPDLSSLDSLAYLDLSGNHFNGNISQAYHWSSLVHLDLSMNELSGDFFTDLVNPLQSLKHLNLAFNEFSAPKFDLMRLPPALEYLNLSKSNLNGQIPTRISLSHELKVLDISQNHIGGRIPELSTENLQLIDLSVNNLTGEIPSSLQQKLFSMEKFNFSYNNLTYCGQSFSFEVLRSSFVGSQNHCPIAVNPDWSRSKGSKDRNLKLGLAIALPLFLLAAGSIGLVLSCRKRHSFWTIKKISHREEKNVSGPFHFDVKHTTSIPVVIFEKPLLNFTFADLLNVTNNFDRETLLGEGRFGPVYRGLLPGGINVAMKVLLHRSTISDEDAVKELERLGQIKHPNLVPLTGYCLAGAQRIVIYDYMENGNLKSLLHDLPLGVQSTEDWTTDTTEGTTTWSFRHSIALGTARALAFLHHGCFPQIVHTDVKASSIYLDSAMDPRLANSGLSNIESNATENEASQGSPGYTPPEFSEAENASTTIKSDVYSFGVVLFELTTGKKPIGDDYAEEGKSHTLVSWARALVKRNELSSLIDPKIRETGSEKQMEEALRIAYLCTAELPSKRPSMQQIVGLLKDIEPVNEY comes from the coding sequence ATGGGTGGCGTGGGGTTCTTTGCTTTCTACGTATCCTTTTTCCTGCTGCTGAGGCGTTCTTGGCCGcagtcgccgccgccgccgaacACGGACGCCTTCTACGTCTTTGAGTTCTTCCGGGAGATGCGAGTGCAGCCTTCCTCCAGAACCGGCAATTCTTCCGACGTCTGCTCGTGGAGAGGGATTACCTGCGACAGCGGCGGCAGCGCGGGGGCGGAGAGGAGGGTGATCGCACTGGAGGTTCCTGGATTCCAATTCGCCGGTCCGATCGGTGAAACCACCATCGGGAAGCTCACGGCGCTCCAATCCCTGGATCTGAGCAGGAACGCCATCACTGCCCTCCCTATGGATTTGGTGGAATTGAGCGAACTCGCCAGGCTCAACTTCTCTTCCAATAATCTCACGGGGCCGCTTCCACCTTACATCGGCAACTTCAATCGGATGGAAAGCCTCGACCTTTCCGGCAACGGGTTCTCCGGCGAGATCCCATCGCAGATCAGCGCGCTTTCCAGGTTGAAAGTTCTCGATCTCAGCAGGAACTCGTTGGAGAACGGCATTCCGGAAGCTTTTCTCCAATGCACCTCTCTGGTCTCCATCGATCTCTCCAGCAACAAGCTAAATGGGAGTCTCCCCGCTCGATTTGGCTCTGCCTTTGAAAACCTAAGCACTTTGGTTCTTTCAGATAACCAGATCAATGGAGGTTTACCAGATTTGTCGAGCTTGGATTCTCTCGCCTACCTCGATCTCTCAGGTAACCATTTCAACGGCAACATCTCCCAGGCTTATCATTGGTCTTCTTTAGTTCATCTCGACTTGTCCATGAATGAACTCAGTGGAGATTTTTTCACTGATCTCGTGAATCCACTTCAGTCACTGAAGCACCTTAACCTTGCATTCAATGAATTCTCTGCCCCAAAATTTGATCTCATGAGACTGCCTCCTGCACTAGAATATCTGAACTTGTCGAAGAGTAATCTCAATGGCCAGATTCCGACCAGGATCTCTCTGTCGCATGAGTTGAAGGTGTTAGATATTTCACAGAATCACATCGGTGGCCGCATTCCTGAACTGAGCACTGAAAACCTGCAATTGATAGACCTTTCAGTGAACAATCTCACTGGGGAGATACCGAGCTCCCTGCAACAAAAGTTATTCAGCATGGAGAAGTTCAACTTCTCCTACAACAACCTTACTTATTGCGGCCAGAGTTTCTCGTTCGAAGTGCTCCGGTCATCATTCGTCGGATCACAAAATCACTGCCCAATTGCAGTGAATCCGGATTGGAGTAGATCCAAGGGAAGCAAAGACAGGAATCTGAAGCTAGGATTGGCAATAGCACTTCCACTGTTCTTGCTCGCAGCAGGGTCAATCGGGTTGGTGCTTAGTTGCAGAAAGAGGCACAGCTTCTGGACGATTAAGAAAATATCTCACAGGGAGGAGAAGAATGTTTCAGGCCCCTTCCACTTCGATGTCAAGCACACGACATCGATCCCCGTTGTCATCTTTGAGAAGCCATTGCTGAATTTTACATTTGCTGACCTCTTGAATGTGACTAACAATTTCGATAGAGAAACCTTGTTGGGAGAAGGGAGGTTTGGGCCAGTGTACAGAGGTTTATTGCCTGGAGGCATCAATGTGGCCATGAAGGTTTTGCTTCATCGATCGACAATTTCAGATGAGGATGCCGTAAAGGAGCTGGAGAGGCTTGGCCAGATCAAGCACCCTAACTTGGTGCCCTTGACTGGCTATTGCCTGGCTGGAGCACAAAGGATTGTTATCTATGATTATATGGAGAATGGAAACCTGAAGAGCCTACTTCACGACTTACCGTTAGGCGTGCAATCAACCGAAGACTGGACTACTGATACAACTGAAGGAACCACCACCTGGAGTTTCAGACACAGCATTGCATTGGGCACTGCAAGGGCACTGGCATTCCTCCACCATGGATGCTTCCCTCAGATAGTCCACACAGATGTAAAAGCAAGCAGCATTTATCTAGATTCAGCAATGGATCCTAGGTTAGCTAATTCTGGACTATCGAACATTGAGAGCAATGCAACAGAGAATGAAGCTTCACAGGGGTCACCAGGTTATACTCCTCCAGAGTTTTCAGAAGCGGAAAATGCATCCACAACTATAAAATCGGATGTCTACAGCTTTGGGGTTGTGTTGTTTGAGCTTACTACAGGGAAGAAACCGATCGGAGACGATTATGCTGAAGAAGGGAAGAGCCATACATTGGTCAGCTGGGCAAGAGCATTGGTGAAAAGAAATGAACTCTCAAGCTTGATTGATCCAAAGATTAGGGAAACAGGATCAGAGAAACAAATGGAGGAGGCATTAAGGATAGCTTACTTGTGCACAGCTGAGTTGCCATCCAAGAGGCCATCCATGCAGCAGATTGTTGGCCTTCTCAAGGATATTGAACCTGTCAATGAGTACTGA